In Euphorbia lathyris chromosome 10, ddEupLath1.1, whole genome shotgun sequence, the DNA window TTTACTGTTTGAGTTTAGATTAGTAGGTAATGtataatttttgaatttttttggatTGAAACGAAACTTACACGCAAATTTTTGTTGGGTTAGGGTTGATATGCTAACCcgaaaatgacacgaatatttaaaattattgttatatttcttcgtgtttttatatgtcactttattaataaagacaATAaagttataattattaattgtaaatataattctaacctaaattgttataaacataTTGCACGACCTTCTAACATAATATTAATGGACTTTTTGATGGTTGGTGTTAACATACTCACTAAAAAAGACAAATTATTTAAAGATAGTACcatatctttttatatttttaaaagttatcattaattttaaatatctcACAGTTTTACATTATCGAAGATATTTTCGAAGATCAGTACCTATCGTTTTTTTGCCCCAAAACAAACCACGCCGTTAGCAAAATCAAAACAAACCCTTAACActgttaaaataaaattttttttttgacaaaaaacATCATTAgccccctgatctttcattttttgattcatttgatcttttatttgaatatattaGGCCCCTgaacatttatttttggtcttattaagcccttgatgacaaaaaaaaaaattttgagcATAAAATTCGATTAACAGACTGTTACTAATTCCATCTTCATTCGAAATTTGTAGCTTTTCACTGTTTGAAAACAGTTTTGGATGTATAATGTGGCTAtaaaaaaaactgtaaaaaccttgattcaaactgtaaaaaaatatattttttaataatttcaaatacatatgaagttaataacgtcttttgaacaaaattacatattcacaacttactaatttggtcatcaagggcttaatgagaccaaaaataaaagatcgggagtttaatgtatccaaataaaagatcaaagacttaatgaaccaaaaaaataaaagataagaagcttaatgatgctttttgccaaaaaaaatttaCTCTTCCAGAACTGAAATTTTGTTTCTGGAATTCCaacaatggaagaagaagaaagagaaggggtgatttttttacttttcaaagTCAATTTTTTCCCCAAAAATACCCCCTGCCATTTGCTTTGATTTTGCTAACGGCATAAAACACAAGgttatttttggaaaaaaaaactcatagatatcaatatgaaaaaatgcGAAGCCACAagttttttttaagtaattctaatatatatgcataataaaattacatgtaacccaaaacacgacacgaaatggaCACTAACCTGAACAGACATGTAAGAATAACAAGCATATGACTTAATTTTAGCAACACTCCATACATCAGAACTGACTAACACAAGAGACTAAGAAACAATAGAAGTGGATTGCACAAAGTGCAACTTTTAAATTTACTTAAAGAACAAGCATTAGGGAGAGAGAAAACTTAATTACCAATTTCCTAACTCATGTACCGAGGTGCACCCTGCACATTAGACTGAGAAGAATTTTGATTCAAACTGGTGAAAAAAATTCAACTGTCTACCTGGATTGCATCGTCCCCATCCATGACCTCGATTCGAGAAATTATTTCGAGCCACAAAACTTGCAAAGAGTGGAATATAGCTTTCACTATTTGCATCTCAATTCAACTAAGTTGCTTCACTAAGATTATTATATGTTATAGCTTTCAAACAAGCTTCGAAATCTCGAACACGGTCTATACTATGTTCTCAGACCAGTCATAATACAATTAATAAGTGAATCATTGCCCATAGGATGTTGCAATACTGCTAAACATACTTTTAGACTTTGTGAacctcttaaaaaaaaaatctaccgAAGACGGGAGAGCCGGAACCATCCCTAATTTGTAGGGTGAGGGGGAGGGTTCAGGCTGTGTGTTTGTATTTCCTTACATAGAGGCCTATTGTTAATCTTTACTTTCATATTTCACACACCaacattataattattttaacaGTATAGTATCAATGTATATACACACACACGCACACAAAAATAGGGAAAAAAGTTCAGGATGATGAACTGCCCTATAAATATAAAGTTAATTGATTAGCATGAGTTAACGAATTCTGGTATCATGTAAATAAGCAAGAAAATTGCAGAATAACAATTAAAAGATTGGCAATAGATAACCAGTTCAATTAAACGAAAAGAACAATTAGATTTTCGgaatttgataaattttcaaGCGCCTAGCACCTGCTTATTAAGGACCAATGCAATGCATCGAACGTAAGAACACAATCTAGGGCTTAAAACATAAACTAAAAAGACACTCTTCCGAGAAGGGGGTGATTAACTCAGTACTTAACAAATTGACCGATGAATCCAAATGCAGATCACAGAtgcaaagttgatttcagaaaAATTTCGAACATTTTACTATTGATTCCCCCAATTTTCCAAAGCGAGAAAACTGAGCTATACGGGCAGCTCGAAATGAAACTACATGCCACACAGCAAGATTATGTTGAAATCGAACAATGTCTAATTTAAATAtgaaaaaagaaatacaaaacATTAAACCGTTCTGTTATCTAAGTAGACACAATGCAAAACTATCACCATCATCAACATTTGGCAAAGAAAGTGAAAACATAAGAAAACCCCTAGCGAATTCCTAAATAGACGAGTAAGCCATAGACAAAAACGCCCATAAAGGTGCAATATATCATATATGAAATGCAACAGCATAAAGTAATAACAAAATTACTCTTCCATTGCCTGATTTTCTTCGGCTTGCTGTTGGTGTACGGCGACCTTGATCTTTGGTAATGTAGCAACAGATGGAGCTTGGACCAAGTGAATACCTTGCTCCAATTCCTTTTGTGCTTCTTTACGCTCCTTGAGTTTCTTACCCATCTTCCTGCTCAGATTAACGTGTTTATCAATATCATATAATACACAAAGGAAATCTTTTCGCTACTTtgttatgaaaataataataataataataataataatagagtgTCGAACCTCTTCTCGATGTGTTTGATTCCCCTATCGTTTCTGATTTTAACAATCTTCTTAATAGCCTTCAAAGTATTCTCCGCGAGATTCCTGTCATATCTCTCAGGCCTATTCCTCTTTCTCTCGAACTCAAAGGTTGTATCCTGAGATACAAGCAAAGAGATAAATAACCATATTTCTCAAGGATTTGTCAGTCCGGGACCTAGTACTGTAGTGTAGTTACAAAGATCATCCGAAAAACATGTAAGAACAGAAAGTATCCTAACCTCTGTCATGTCCTTTCCGTGCAACCGCCTGTAAGCTTTGGTCCATTTTACCTTGCGCGGATTTCTCTTCATTTTAAAGTTCTTGTGGCATTTGGATCTACAAAATCGAAAAATCTGCAGTAGCAACATGGAATGGCAATAAGAACTTTTGGTGAGAAGTATCACCATCCAAATAAGTTCGCAGTTGGGTAGACCGAAATCAGAATAGATGGATTATTACACTCTTACAAACCAAAAATATAAGGCAGAACTTATTGCTACACGtgacaaaatcaaaatcataagCAATTTCTGAGTCTAATTTAAAACAGACCAGAGATAATAAGTGATTCAAGTTAATACCAGATAGAGATAACTATGAATCAGATTTCTCGATTTGATTATACCAAAAGTGGGCAAAAAACCAATCAGATTCCTCGATAGAGATAACTATGAATCAGATTCCTCAGCGAATTAAAAGTAGCAACATGTTGCTACCTCAGcgaatttttatgttttaagttCTTGTGGCATTTGGATCTAGAAAATCGAAAAATCTATAGTAGCAACATGGATTGGCAATAAGAACTTTCAGTAAGAAGTATCACCATCCAAATGATGTCACTCAAGGTTTTGAGCTTGAACTGTGATGATATACATGATAAGTTCGCAGTTGGATAGAGGGAAATCAAAATAGATGGATTATTACACTCTTACAACCCCAAAATATAAAACAGTAGAAGAACTTATTGCTACACAtgaaaaaatcaaaatcataaacAATTTCTAATTATACCATAAGTGGGTAAAACACCAATCAGTTTGATATTCAGAAGGTTGAAGgttcattaaaatcaacaaaaaaattgCTAATTCCAGTAGACGGACTACTTATTAGATGTTGCAGTAACCTCAGCGAATTAACAGTGTTTTTAATCTATGAGTCATGATCAAACTAAGAAGAAGCAATTTCATTCACATAAAAATTAACAATACAGCAATATAAAACCAATAAAAACAGATTCTAATACTATGAAAATTAggaattttatttctaatgaaTTCAGCTAACAGTACGATCAAGTTAGCTCTAAATGTTAACCATAGATTATAGTGAAATGGTGgggaaaaaataaacaaaacatTTACCTTCGCATCGTTACGAACAAACTGAATACCATGTCCAGGGTATACAGTAGAGGAGCAGAACCAACATTTTTCCAATCTCATTGTGTCTGAGTTTCAATGAACTCTAATTCCTGAGGCGACAGAATGATAGAGGATAAAGCATGTAAACAGGAGGAACTCCGACAGAATGATAGAGGAACTCTGGAAGAAATTTGAGAGAACAAATGTGGAGTCTGGACTATCGGCGCCGGCGGTGAGGACAAGACAACAATGGAGAGCAGAGACCGTGAGGACAGAGCAATGGACGCAGAAGAAATTTGAGAACAAACGAAACAATGAATGATGGCTGTGTATTTTAGggtttcttttttatataattaataacgCAATTATTATAATACATTAGTTATGTTTTAAATATAAACACTAACAGCAAATTGGCGAAGTGGTATTACTCTTTAATTTCATCTAAAAGGGAGTGGGTTCGATTCCCTTGTCTGTGTATTCATGACAGATCATGTTTCACTTTTATTTTAAGTATTAGATCCTCCTAACTTTTCTTAATCTATCCATTCATTAatgtttattttctaaattcaagactcttttttttgtttttgtaaaaaatGAGATAAGGTTCTAGGGCAAAGGggaaaaggtaaataaaaagGGCTATCTTCTCTTAATCTATccattcattaatatttattttctaaattcaagacttttttttgtttttgtaaaaaatGAGATAAGGTTCTAGGGCAAAGgggaaaagataaataaaaaggGCTATTCGCGTAAAGAGTTTACTATTTGACGAGGCTATTCTTATTAGTTTAGTGCTACGAATACTAAGACTCCCGTCCTAACGAGCTAAAGGGTTGTACCATTACCAAGCTAGTCATCAGGGGAAAGGGCCTAACTGAAAGGAGTAATATACCAGTAGCAATCGCCGGAAAAAGTAGAAGTCACAGGACAGGGAAAGGGTTGAAAAAGTCGATAACGGGAAGGAAGTTGCGAGAAAGGAGCGGAGCGGACTAGCTTAGTAGCTTTTAAGTTGCTTTACCGGACCAACTGGGACTAGCTTTACCCGGTACgtactttctttctttttctttacgGGGTACTTAGTTACTAGCCTTGATTGTTGGGATTGGAGCACTGAAGACCCTTGCTGAGCAATCTAGGTGAATCACAgccaaagaagagtctcaaaTGACCAATGCTAGGTTAGAATCCGATACTAAACTCTTTTTGGGAATCATGGTGGCATACAAATCACCTTATCTTGATACCATTGCTGGTGTAAAGATCAATCCCATCATGGCATGATAGGGCCATAAACTAGAGACAATTAGATAGCACCATAAGATTTCCTTAGCGAATACTAGCGCCATCCTCAGACACTGAAGTCAGTCGGAGAGATATAGATTTGATACAAGACCCATAGGGATCATAATCGGGATATCCTCCTTTTTTATCTAAGGCCGTTCACAGGTcaggaaggaaaagaaagagGGGGGCCCAAGCAAGAGGTGAAAGGCAGTGTTCGGTCTGTTATAGGTAAGACATCGCACCAAATCTCATATAATGAAGTAAAGAATGAAGATTAGCACCTCATGTATTATCTGAAACCCAGGCTATTTGTTTCTATGTTCACTGAAGTTTGAATTGATTGACTGAGACCTTATTGTCACAACTTACTCCCTCAATGAGGACATTTTCGGTTTATCCCAACTCCTCCATGAACCTCACGAATATACGCCTCAGTGGTAACCAATTGGTTCCGTAGATAAAACTATTGAGGTGCAAGACAAACGAGTCTTTATGGAATAGCCATATCAACCGCATTCGCACTAAACTACTCTTAAGGGGAAGACACcctctatttatatttatagagTGGTGGTTAAGGTCGCATATGACCCCATAGTATATGAACCTCTCAATtcggaaaggaaagaaagagtaCAAAGAGTGCTCTCATTCCCAAGGCCTCTACAATTCCAGTAAAGAACATTCATTGAAAATTGCGAGTAGAAGCCCTGGTATTGGGCCTATGGCCAGTAACTGTAACATTTTTCCGAGGTGACTTCAGTTAGTTACCTATGCCAATTATCCTCATTATCAACCTTATAAACCATATCCCTACAGATAATCATAGCTTACAAgatctctttctttctcttatgTGCCAGTAAAGGGCCAAGAGTAAGGATATACGAGAGGTTGGCCAGCTACAAAAGTGACGATCTTAAGCATGAGGCAGGCAGGCAAGTGTTGGGTAGGGCTCAACTAGGCTGATTTGAGAAAGAAGGCCAAAAGGCAGGCAGATCTGGCTGCATAATTTGTGGAAGCATTTCTGAAGCACTACGTGAGCAGTTACCTGAGGCTGCTATTGGCTATGTTTGCTGGAGTAAACACATGCTAGGCACATGGCTCTAGCAAGGTTATCTAAGTAGTGGGCTGTTTTCTGCCCAGTACATAGCTGCCATTTCTTGTCAATTGTTAATTGGCTATTGTAACTGCTTCAGTTATTGTATATAAGTTGTTTGCTTAATTCAGAATTACGAATTTGTGTTAGTGTGTGGCTGTGTCAAGTGGGATTGCTTGGCTGCCTAGCAAGCAGGATTTTTCTAAGTAATTTCGAATTTAAACTTAGGCACGATGACATCTTTGGGAACATGATTCCTTAGACTTTTGTGACTCCCGTTCAATCCTAGCACTAAACTAAGCTAAGAAGAACTTACCAAAAACCAAAGACAATTAGGACAGGTTTTGCCCGTCAACTCAGTTTGGATGTAAAGAGGGTATACATCCTTATAGTTTTTTGTGAACCTGtggtatttcttttttttacaaatacaATTCtatggtttgtaaaattttacatttgggtttactttgtcagaatttggccgataacgatctcgaaatgaaaattttcaagagttaaatgatattttaaacaactttaattcatCAACTTTtaaggtttgaggtcatttaagtgttgttttttatgaaagagaaagttaatgtttagatagaaatctaaaaaaatgatggttttgaaaaaaaaaaatagtttcatagtaaatatgatactaaacaactttaaaaaaaaaaaaaaaaaggcggcccggtcgcactacgcgtccccgctgagcgagggtccggggaggggtcccaccacaagggtgttaTCGGCCAagttggcaaagtaaaaaatacaaaattttacaAATCACAAGGTTGCGTTGGTAATGAAAATACTACAGGTACCAATATGCAAATCCTTATAATCACAAAGCATCTACTTGTAATTAACCTTAAATTAAAGTATATAGTTGAAATAAGATAAAACttataaattaaagaaaatgtTACCTTTTTCATGATCGAAAGTGGGAAAGTAGGAGTATTGGAGTAATTATAGAGAAATAGTGACTCTTTAGGGTGCATTTGGTTTAAACTTCGGAATCGGAATGTTACGGAATCGAAAtcggaatgactatttattttttttgtttggtttaatccgGAATCGGAATCCAATTACCAGAAACGTTTGGTTCAAATTTCGATATCGGAATTGAATTGGGacgaaattaaaatttattaaataataatatatttaacatataaaagtttttttttcaaaaaacaacATATAAAAGTTTAGAAATACCATCTATAgtaaaaaaaccgaaaaataaaaattcatttaATTATCTACATCATTAAAAAGTTCTAATATAAAAGTTaatcaaaaatatatattattaatatcaaCTATCATTACAtaggaataaaattgaaaaaaaaatataaggaaaGGTGGTTGATAGACGTTGAagggaaaaaaatgaaaagaaactAACAAATAGGAGGAATTAGTTTGATTACTATGGGTGAGTGGGGAATGGTTGATTCCATGATTAAAATTAGGAAACCAAACATTAGAAATGAGATTATCTCATTCTCATTCCCATTCGCAGTTGGATAGACCGAAAATCAGAATAGATGGATTATTACACTACATGATAAGTTCATAGTTGGATAGACAGAAATCAGAATAGATGGCTTATTACACTACATAATAAATTCACAGTTGGATAGACCGAAATCAGAATAGATGGATTATTACACTCTTATAAACCCACAATATAAAGCAGTAGAACTTATTGCTACACATGACAAAACCAAACTGAGATGCAATTTCTGAGTCTAACTTAAAACAGACCAGAGATAATAAATGATTACAGTTAATATCAGATAGAGATAACTATGAATCAGGTTCCTCAATCTGATTATACCATAAGTGGGTCAAACACCAATCACTTTGATATTACAGAAGGTTGAAGGTTcataaaaatcaacaaaaaaaaataaaagggataaggtaccaaaataggtctatggtttttggagaagtatcaatttaggctccacgtacaaaatagcaccaatatacgtttaaaaaaggtatcatttaggcctcgataacagattggacacgtcattcctattactccgttaagttctgatttctccctccacgtaAAACGGattaatatcaatgacgtgtctcgttcagttatcgagacctaaattggcACCCTTTtctaaacgttaagcctatattggtgttattttgtacgttgagtctaaattgatacttctccaaaaaccataggcctattttggtaccttatcccaaaataaaataaaagagttcaGTAATAGCAATTGCTAATTTCAGTACACTAGATGTTGCTGTAACCTCAGCGAATTAACAGTAGCAACATGTTTCTACCTCAGcgaatttttatgttttaagttCTTGTGGCATTTGGatctagaaaataaaaaaaatctacagTAGCAACATGGATTGGCAATAAGAACTTTCGGTGAGAAGTATCACCATCCAAATGATGTCACTCAAGGTTTTTGAGCTTGAGCTGTGGTAATATACATGATAAATTCGCAGTTGGATAGACCGAAACCAGAATAGATGCATTATTACACTCTTATAAACCCAAAATATAAAACAGTAGAACTTATTGCTACACATGACAAAATCAAATCATAAACAATTTCTAATTATACCATAATAGGATAAAACACCAATCAGTTTGATATTCAGAAGGTTGAAGgttcattaaaatcaacaaaaaattgCTAATTCCAGTACACGGACTACTTATTAGATGTTGCAGTAACCTCAGCGAATTAACAGTGTTTTTAATCTATGAGGCATGAACAAACTAAGAAGAAGCAATTTCATTCACATAAAACTTAACAACAAATCAATATAAAAACCAATAGAAACAGTCTCATACTCCGAAAATTAAACAGGAGGAGCTCCGACCAAACTGGGGGAAAACGAAACATTGTGAAATTGGGGGAAAACGAAACGTTTACCTTTGCATCGTTACGAACAAACTGAATACCGTGTCCAGGATATACAGTAGAGGAGCAGAACCAACATTTTTCCAATCTCATTGCGTCCGAGTTTCAAAGAACCCTAGAGGCAGAACGAAGACGATCTTTTAGTTCTAAACCTAAAAGGCCGAAAGCCTATTTAGCCCCCTCAACTATTTTCAAAATTCAGTAACGTCCCAAAACTTCCAAAATCAGCAATCAACTCCCTACACGGCTGAGCTTCGGTTCAGTTTGGTTACTAACCGAATCGAACTGTTGGTTAACCAAATCGATATTAGTGGATTTTAACAACCGATCGTACCAGATAACTCGAATAACCGAATTTAATAACATGGGCTTTGGTTAATAGTTAGGTAGGTTTTTACGAAATTATTGGGCAGATATGAGCTCTGGTTTACTTTTTTATATGGGCTTTATCTTTAGGTGCAATTTAACTTAAACTTCAGcacatatataatataatattttatacaagttaatTAGATTATTGGGATATTTTGAAGTTGAGGTGTAAATCAAAAAGCTTGAATAAATTTAAAAGCAACGAAGTGTTAAGccaaaataaagagaaaatttAAATCTTCTTCGTACctttttgtttccatttttttttctattccaTACGAAACggaagataaaaaaatatttggtaaaattaactgttttttttttgcaaaaacaaaaaataaaaccaaCAATAATAGTTAACATCAACAACAACCAACAAACAAAAATAGTTGAAACAAACCGGCTCTTCATccctttatatattttaaatcttTTAGTTCACAAGAAATTCCTTTTTTGCTTCTGCCTTAAGC includes these proteins:
- the LOC136209192 gene encoding probable ribosome biogenesis protein RLP24 isoform X1, whose product is MRLEKCWFCSSTVYPGHGIQFVRNDAKIFRFCRSKCHKNFKMKRNPRKVKWTKAYRRLHGKDMTEDTTFEFERKRNRPERYDRNLAENTLKAIKKIVKIRNDRGIKHIEKRKMGKKLKERKEAQKELEQGIHLVQAPSVATLPKIKVAVHQQQAEENQAMEE
- the LOC136209192 gene encoding probable ribosome biogenesis protein RLP24 isoform X2, yielding MRLEKCWFCSSTVYPGHGIQFVRNDAKIFRFCRSKCHKNFKMKRNPRKVKWTKAYRRLHGKDMTEDTTFEFERKRNRPERYDRNLAENTLKAIKKIVKIRNDRGIKHIEKRKMGKKLKERKEAQKELEQGIHLVQAPSVATLPKIKVAVHQQQAEENQAMEE